From the Ciconia boyciana chromosome 24, ASM3463844v1, whole genome shotgun sequence genome, one window contains:
- the C2CD4C gene encoding C2 calcium-dependent domain-containing protein 4C: MWLLERLRGVAENGGSRGAGPEESPRGSRYSNVLTPDKIPDFFIPPKLSAAPAEAEGPEPPAAPALGPSASEQNLAGHKPPRSPRPSSRSRPRAAGRHIIQIESAEDWTAEGGFGTNVDPQAQTAMSLPYVPKAQTSYGFATLVESPHTRRKESLFHSEHSSLCPSPATSPSAQRRAKLNGESGPRAPTDLGAALMHPGRYFSGGESDTCSSAESSPFGSPLLSRSVSLLKIFSQESQSKVIKLKHSVARNSSLSTDDSSADTSPSAQRRARSAPAGGQPPTALLPLDLPPGRDREHSLRLSRGGSLRLAAEYDPSNARLRVRLISAEDLYDALVDLRSINCCVSLCLNPGKLQKQRSTIVKNSRNPIFNEDFFFDGLGPGHARKMSLKLKVVNKGSSLKRDTLLGEKELPLTALLSCL; the protein is encoded by the coding sequence ATGTGGCTTCTGGAGCGGCTGCGCGGCGTGGCGGAGAACGGCGGgtcccggggcgcggggccggaAGAGTCCCCGCGGGGGTCCCGCTACAGCAACGTCCTCACCCCCGACAAGATCCCCGACTTCTTCATCCCGCCCAAGCTGAGCGCGGCGCCCGCCGAAGCCGAgggccccgagccccccgcgGCACCCGCCCTGGGCCCTTCGGCCTCGGAGCAGAACCTGGCTGGGCACAagcccccgcgcagcccccggccaTCCAGCCGTTCCCGGCCACGGGCCGCTGGCCGGCACATCATCCAGATTGAGAGCGCTGAGGACTGGACAGCTGAGGGGGGCTTTGGCACCAACGTGGATCCGCAGGCGCAGACGGCCATGTCGCTGCCCTACGTGCCCAAGGCGCAGACCTCCTACGGCTTCGCCACACTGGTGGAGAGCCCCCACACGCGGCGCAAAGAGTCGCTCTTCCACAGCGAGcacagcagcctctgccccTCGCCGGCCACCTCGCCCAGCGCCCAGCGCAGAGCCAAGCTCAATGGCGAGAGCGGGCCCCGGGCGCCCACTGACCTGGGTGCAGCCCTCATGCACCCCGGCCGCTACTTCAGTGGTGGTGAGAGCGACACGTGCTCCTCGGCCGAGTCCTCGCCCTTCGGCTCCCCGCTGCTCTCCCGCTCTGTCTCCCTGCTGAAGATCTTCAGCCAGGAGAGCCAGTCCAAGGTCATCAAGCTGAAACACTCGGTAGCCCGCAACAGCTCACTGTCCACCGATGACAGCTCAGCCGACACCAGCCCCAGCGCCCAGCGCCGCGCCAGGAGTGCCCCGGCCGGGGGGCAGCCGcccactgccctgctgcccctggACCTGCCACCGGGCCGTGACCGGGAGCACAGCCTGCGGCTCAGCCGGGGTGGGAGCCTGCGCCTGGCCGCCGAGTACGACCCCTCCAACGCCCGGCTGCGCGTGCGGCTCATCTCCGCCGAGGACCTCTATGACGCCCTCGTCGACCTGCGCAGCATCAACTGCTGCGTCTCGCTGTGCCTCAACCCCGGGAAGTTGCAGAAGCAGCGCAGCACCATCGTCAAGAACAGCCGCAACCCCATCTTCAACGAGGACTTCTTCTTCGATGGGCTGGGCCCCGGCCACGCCAGAAAGATGTCCCTGAAGCTCAAGGTGGTCAACAAGGGCAGCAGCCTTAAGCGGGACACActgctgggggagaaggagctgcCGCTCACCGCCCTCCTGTCCTGCCTGTAG